The genomic region CAGCCACCCAAGCAGGCAGCTCAGCCCCTTCAGGCAGAATCAGATAGCGTTCGGGCAAAGCCTCTTCCAAACATGCCTGATAAGAGCCCCAGGCCGCCACAAAGAGACGGTGATTGACCACCGGATGAACCAGATAAACAGGTGTTTCAAGCGAGAACATAGGCTTATTCTACCCCAGACTCGGGGCAGCCGTTCAACCCGCCTGTTTTTTAAGCCCCAGCATAAACAGCAGGAGATTGGTGAGAAAGTGAAAACCTGTGGCCAGAAAAAAGATCGCCAGGGCATCCCACCAGGTGGGGGTATAAAACACCAACAAACCGATCAGGCAGCCCAAAACCGAATCGCTCTGATCTACAAATTTAAACACGCCCCCCAGAATTCCCACCCCTTCTTTGCCCGCTTCAATCTGCAAGCGCCGCTTGATAAAACTGTTCGGCAGCTCGGCCAAAACATAGCTCAAGCCCCAAATTGCGCCATAGAACCAGCCCAGGGGCAAAACCCAGGTCTTGAAAGGAATCAGAGAAAGGTCTGCCGCCCAGTTAAAATTTTTGGCCAGCAGCTCAAAAACCTGGAGCCAGAATGCACTGACCCCGATCATGCCGACAAACCCCTTCCAGGTTTTATTGTCGCCCAAGATCCGCCGCCCATCGCGCCAGTTTTGGCCCTGATCCATGGGCACTTGCCAGCCCTTGCAAAGGGGCAGTTTCATCCAGACCATATTCGAAATACCCGCCAGCACCAGCGGAAAAATCAGCCAGAGTAGACGCGACAGAGAACTCATGGGCAGGCCCTTAAACCGAAGCCGTTTCAGGCAGGGAAGCCCCATTTTCAAGAATCTGAATCTGACCGGTCTGGCCATTCAAACTCAGGCGCTGCCCATTCTGAATCCGGCGGGTGGCACCCGACACGCCGACAATCGTAGGAATTCCCAATTCACGGCCAATGATTGCGGTATGCGAAAGCAGACTGCCTTTTTCAACCACCAGGCCTGCGGCTGAAATCATCAAAAAGACCCAACCCGGATCCGTCATTTCGGCGACCAGAATTTTACCTTTCAAATCCCCTGTCACAGCAGCCGGATCGGTCACAATCAGCGCTTCACCCGTAACCAGACCCGGAGCACAGCCCGTGCCCTGCAAGGCCGAGCCCTGTTCCAAAGGTTCAGGAGGACGCTGCGGAATCAGATTGAGCCCAACGGGCCCCTGCGTCAGCAAACGCTCGCGGGGCTGCTGGGCATACCACTGCACGCTTTCAATCCGGCGCTCAGCCACCCGCAGTTTGAGGGAGGGCACCCAGCCATGTCCATAGACAAAAGCCATCAGCTCTTCAATACTGAGCAAGAAAATATCACGGGGCTGTTCCAAAGCGCCTGCCTCTGCCAATTTTTGACCCAAGACATTGAAAATCTGGCGCACCAGCCCAAAGGAACGGGCCCGATCCAAGCGTGAACTTTCACGGTAGTTGATACTGCGCCGGGCCTGCTTTAAGCAATAGCGGAACAGCATGTCCATCAAGGGATTCAAACGGCTTTCACGCTGCAAGCGGCTTTCGGCCTGGGTGCGGATCTCCGCTTCCCGTGCGGCCAACTCAGCCACGGTCAGGCTGCCGGGCACATAGCCCAAAATCCAGCGCATCAGCTGTTGCGGCGCCTCGCGCAGACTGGGGGATTCGAGTTTGAGTTCGGCCAGGCTGCGATCGCCATAGGCCGCCAAATGGGTTTCAACCGCCGTATAAAATTCCGAAAAGCGGCTGTAACGCAGACGGGTTAAAATTTCAGGGTCTTCACCGTGGCGCTCTAAAA from bacterium (Candidatus Blackallbacteria) CG13_big_fil_rev_8_21_14_2_50_49_14 harbors:
- a CDS encoding CDP-archaeol synthase, translating into MARPVRFRFLKMGLPCLKRLRFKGLPMSSLSRLLWLIFPLVLAGISNMVWMKLPLCKGWQVPMDQGQNWRDGRRILGDNKTWKGFVGMIGVSAFWLQVFELLAKNFNWAADLSLIPFKTWVLPLGWFYGAIWGLSYVLAELPNSFIKRRLQIEAGKEGVGILGGVFKFVDQSDSVLGCLIGLLVFYTPTWWDALAIFFLATGFHFLTNLLLFMLGLKKQAG